The Alicyclobacillus macrosporangiidus CPP55 genome segment TCCTGATAGTCAAACCGGAGCCCGCCGTGCAACTCGGCCGCCGCGTTCAACACGCGCACCGCCGCCGGCACGACCTCCTTGCCGATCCCGTCGCCCGGGATGACTGCAACACGATACCGGTTCATCTGAGTCACACCCTTCGCCCAATACTGACGTAACGCCTCCAGGATACCATGTCCCCGCCCGTGCCGGAGCACCGGTCACCCGGGATCCCCTCCCGCACCTTGCCACCATCCTGCGCTCTGCGTCGTCATATCGAACAGACCCACAGGCAAATCGGGAGGCTGATTCGGATGCATCACAACCGCCTTGCACCTGTACACGTCACCGCCGCCGTACTCGTCCTGATGGCCCTGGGAGGGTGCGGAATCCCGAGTGCGCCGCAACGGCCTTCGGCCAACACGGCCCAACCCGCTTACGCCGCGGTCGGCTCCGGCTCGGGTGCCAGCCGTGTCACCGACAACGACCTCCGCAACGGCGTGCCCGCCTCCCAGCCGCAGCCGCCCCTGCCCATGACGTTCTCCGCCGACGCCTGGCGCGGCATGGGGGAAGCCGCTATTCTGGTCGCCCCAGCCGCGTCCCAAAATGACTCCGGCGGATGGCTCTTTGTCTTGCCTTCCATCCCCGCCGCCGCGGGCGCGAATGTCCTCGCGAGCGCGCATCCCGTCTATCTGGGCGATCGCGTCCTGTCCGCGCGGATCTCCCCCGACGGGCGATGGGTCGCCGTCGTCCGCCAGGAGCCCGCCACCGGTGCCGCCGGCCCTGCCCCCGCGTGCAGCCTGTGGCTGGTGGCGGCAGACGGACGGACGAGTCAGCGCGTGGCGGCGGGGGACGTGATCACGGGCGGATGGTTGCCAAGTACCGACACCTTCGTGTACACCGACGGCACCGCCGCCGTCCACGCGGTCGATCCCGGCGGCACTCCGCACCGTCTGCCCATCTCCACAGCGCCGGGCGCCACCCTCCAACAGGTGGTGCCGAATCCCCGCGACGGACGGCTGGCGCTGCTCGAAGTCGTCCCGGATCCCGGCGGCAATGCCATCGACCGGCACGACGTACTGTTGCTGTGGGACCCGAACGGTGCCCGCACCACCGTCTTGCGGACCGCGAACAAAGGCGACGGCTTCTTGCTCGGCCCCTGGACGGCGGACGGACAGGCGCTCTTCTACTGGCCCGATCCGCTCCACTCCGCGTCGCTCGCCGCCGACGGCCTGACGCTGCACCGCGTCGACACCGCCGGCCACGACCAGGCGCTCACGGTCACCCTGCCCGGCACGGACGCCATCGCGCCGGCCACGGGATCGCAAGCGGCCATCCAGACCGGGGCCGGACGGACGCTGTGGGCCGCGCCCAAGCAGATCCAGTGGTTGGACGGCCACCGGCTCACTCCGGTCTCGCCGAACCCCGGGCACACCCAACTGTGGCCAACCGTCAGTCCGGACGGCAAGACGGTCGCCTTCGTGGAAGGCCCGGCCGGCGCCCCCAAGTCCCAGGCCTCCACCGCCGATGCCATGTCCCGGGCCTGGTGGGCGCAGACATCGCTCGTCGCGGTCGATCTCGAGCGCCACCAGCGGCACGTGGTGGTGCCCGCAGGCGGCGATCCCGCGCAAGCCCGCTTCACCCCAGACGGGCGAATCCTCATCGCCGACCGCGCAGGCCTCGCCTGGGTCGCGCCGTCCGGCCAGGCACAGCCCCACCGGGTGCTGACGATCGCGCAGACGGCTGCGCCCTTGCCCGCCCAGTGGGGGTCTGTGGCGCCCATCGGGATCGCCGACCTCCACCCGTGACCGTGGGGTCTCTGGGAAACCTCGTGATGGCGCTTCCGAAGCCGCGCGGGGTTATTCCGCCAGCCCCAGGTACCGCACCAGGTCCGCCAGCTCCTCCAGCGTCCGCCCGTCCACGGCCGGGGCGGGCGGGCGCACGTACGCGGAGTCAATCACCCCGCGCAACTTGAACGTCTCCTTGCGGATGGCCACGCCGCTGACGCCGAGCTGCGCCTCGAAGCGGATCAAGGGCAGGTGGCGGTAGAACTCGGTGCGCGCCGCCTCCGCGTCACCCGCGGTAAACCGCTCGTACACCCGCACCAGCACTTCCGGGTAGGCGAAGCCGGTCATGATCCCGGACGCCCCGCGGGCCAACTCCTCGTAGAAGTACATGCCTCCCAGGCCGCCGAACAGGCGCATGCGGCCATCCGTCTCCTCCAGGATGCGCGTGATCTTGACGGTGGTCGGCGACTCCTCCAGCTTCGCGAAGCGCGCCGTCGGCACCTCGCGCACGACGCGGCCGAAAAAGGCGGGCGGCAGCACGACGCCCGTCGTCGTCGGCTCGTCCTGGACGACGAGCGGCAGGTCGGTCGCCTCCCCGACGCGCCGGTAGTGCTCCAGCACCAGATCGAGGTTCTTGAGGTTGTTCGGCGGCGCCACCATCACCGCGTCCGCCCCGAGGCGCTTGGCCTCGCGGACGAAGTGGATCGCCTGATGCGTCCCCGGCGCGGAGCAGCCGACCGTCACAGGCACCCGCCCGGCCACCTGATCGATGACCGTCTGTGTCACCACCGCCCGTTCCGCTTCCGTCAGCTTGTTCGCCTCGCCCATGATGCCGAGCAGCGTGATGCCGTGCACGCCCGCCTGCAGATAGAAATCCGTCAACCGGCGCAGGCTCGCCACGTCCACCTCGCCCGCGTCCGTGAAGGGCGTCAACGAAATCACCGAGATCCCGTGCAACTCCGCCATGCCGCTTCCTCCTCTGCCGAAGGCGCGGGTCTTCCCCGCGCCCGCCGTTCATCCAAAGATGAGTTCGCCTGCTTCCGTGAACCGCATCGGCTCCGCCGGGCCCAGCACCTCCATCCGCTCGTGGGCCGCTACTTCCGGCAGCAGCGATTCCGACACCCAGATGTGCTCCAGGTGCAGAGTGTTGCGGATCCGCACCACCCGCGCCTGCGCCAGGTCCGGGCAGTTGCACGTCTTGATGGCCGCCTGGATGGCGAGCCGGTCGGTCGGCAGCACCATCGGCAGCTTGATGCTCGTCATGGTGGTCGACGTCAGCGAGTTCGCGTACCCTTTGACGCGGTCGATCTTCGCCTCCAGCGCCGCCGTCGTCACATCCGCCAACCCGACCCCGGCCGCGTTGCCGTCCGTCTTCTCCGTCAGGCGCAGCACGCACACCTTGCCGATGCGGATGTCGGGCTGCACCAGCTGGTTCGGGTAGCGTCCGGTGACGTTCGGATCCATCCCGACGCCGCTGATGTCCTTGCCCATCTCGTCAACCACCAGGACGTCCGGGTCGCGGACGAGGATCTTCGGCATCAAGCGCCGTGCCTCGTTCAACAGCTCGGGCTCCACCTCGTGCAGCCGTTCGGCGGGCACCGCCACCACGCGCGCCGTCTGGTCGTATGCGTTCTCCAATACCCCCACGCCGAACCACACCGGCAGCCGCTCGATGAGGGCCGCCGACAGGTCGAGCAAGTGGCGGGTCATGTGGTCGAACCCGCGCGCGTGGGCCGTCTCCGCCCCCTTCTGTTTGCCGAGGCCGATCACCAGCATCTTGATGAGCCCCGACTCCACCTTGCCGCGGAACGACGTATGGGGCTTGATCCGGTTGATCACGATGATCCCGTCCGCCTTCGCGGCGTACGCGTCCACGTACAGCGGCAGGCCGCCCGCCGACACGCCCGCCTGCACCACCTCCATGGTCGCCCGTACCGGCGCGCCGACAGTCGCCTCCGTCACGCCCAGGTGCTCGAGCATCGCCCTCTGGCCATCCGCCGTCGCCCCGCCGTGGCTGCCCATCGCCGGGACGATGAACGGGTCCGCCCCGCGCTGCTTCACGACCTCCACCACCGCCCGCACCAGCACGGGCAGGTTGGCGATCCCGCGCGACCCCACACCGATGGCCACCTTCGCCCCGGGCCGGATGCGCTCCGCCACCCCCGCCTCGGCGATCGCCCGGTGCACCGCACCCGCCACGTCGTCCACGCGCTCGGCGGCGAACTTCTGTCGCACCGGCGCCATCTTCGGCAGCGGGATGTCGCGCAACAGGTCCTCGAGAACGCCCATTTCATCCACCTCTCTTCCCGTCTCCGCCGGCCCGATGCTTCCGCTTGGCATCGGCGGCGGGCGGCCGTGCGTTTTGCCTACCCGCGGACCGGATTGACCAGGGACAAGAACCCGTCGATGCGGCACTCGGCCACGTCGCCCGGCCGGATCACCGCCGCGCCCGGCGTCCCCGTGGAGATGATGTCCCCCGGCAAAAGCGTCATCACCTGAGAGTGGAACGAGACCAAGAACAACGGCCGGAAGGTCATGTTCGCCACCACGTTCTCTCGATGCAGGCGCCCGTTGACATATGTGCCCACCTTCAACTGGTCCACGTCCGCGACCTCGTCCACCGTGACGAACTCCGGCCCGAAGCTGAAGAACGTGTCGAAGTTCTTCGCCCGGGTCAAAAAGCGCGGGTTTTTCTGCAGGATATCCTCCGCCGTCATGTCGATCACGGTCGTGAACCCGGCCACCACCGACGGCGCCTCCTCAAGCGGCACGTCCTTGCAGCGCTTACCGATGATCACCGCCAACTCCGCCTCCGCAGTCACCCGCTGGGACTGAGGCGGCAGCACGATGTCATCGCCCGGCCCGATGATGGTCGTGTCGGCCTTCATGAAGCTGGCCGGTTCCTCCGTCGGGTGGACGGCATTCAGGTCCCCGGCGTGCTCCCGGTAGTTGAGTCCGATGCCCCAAATCTTACGCGGACGCCGGTACAGCGGCCCGAACCGGCACGCCTCGAGCGGGATGCTGTCTTTGGCGGCCGCCTCCCTCTGCTCCGCCTGGACCACGCGTACGGCATCCGCCAATTCTTCCAACCGTCCGGACTCCAGCAGTACCCCCAGGTCGGCCGGGAAATCCCGGCCCGTCAGCCGGTTGAGCGCGGGTACCGGCAGCACCGCCTCCCCGAGGCGCACCGCCAGCGTCTCCTCACCCGGGTTCTTGATGGTCACCAGTCTCATGATCGCTCTCCCTCCCGGCGGCCTTCCCCCGGCCGCCCTTGTCAACTTGCGTCGCCTCCGCCTCACCGGCGGGGCACGGCGCGCAGAAAGTCGAAGTCACACCCCTGGTCCGCCTGCAGCACGTGCTCCTGGTACAGGCGCGTCCAGCCGCGCACCGCCCGGTTTTGCGGCGGCTGCCAGGCCGCCCGCCGGGCCGCCAGCTCGTCTTCGGGCACCAGCAGCTCCAAGCGCCGGTTCTCCACATCCAACTCAATCCAGTCGCCGTCGCGCACCAGCGCCAACGGGCCGCCTACGGCCGCCTCCGGCGCCACGTGCAGCACCACCGTGCCGAACGCCGTGCCGCTCATCCGGCAATCGGAAATGCGGACCATGTCGTTGACGCCCTGGGCGAGGATCTTCTTCGGAATCGGGATCATCCCCGCCTCCGGCATGCCCGGCGCCCCGACCGGTCCGGCGTTGCGCAGCACCAGGACACTGTCGGGGGTCACCGGCAGGGCCGGGTCGTCGATGCGCGCCTCCAGATCGGCCACCGAGTCGAACACCACCGCCGGCCCCCGGTGCTTGAGCAGGTGCTTCGACGCCGCCTTCGGCTTGATCACCGCCCCGCTCGGAGCCAGGTTCCCGGTGAGCACCGCAATGCCCCCCGTCACGGCGATCGGCTTCTCACGTGTGGCGATGACCTCGTAGTACTTCTCGTGCCGCGGCCGCCGGTAGGCCGCAAGGTTCTCGCCGACAGTCCGGCCGGTCACGGTCCGGCACGACAGATGCAGGAGGTCGCGCAACTCCGACATGACCGCAGGCACCCCGCCCGCCTTGTGGAAGTCTTCCATCTGGAACCGCCCGGCCGGCCGCAGGTTCGCCAAAAATGGCGTGGTGCGGCCGATCTCGTCGAACAGCGACAGCGGCAGCTCGATGCCGAGCCGCCCCGCGATGGCGACCAGGTGGATGACCGCGTTGGTGGATCCGCCGATGGCCTGCAGCACGCGGATGGCGTTGACGAACGCCTCGTACGTCAAGATCTGCGACGGCCGGAGGCCTTCGCGCACCAGCCGGACAATCTGCCGTCCCGTCTCCTCCGCCAAGCGCAGCCGCCGGTTGTCCGGCGCTGGAATGGCCGCGGCGCCCGGAAGCATCATCCCCATCGCCTCCGCGCACGCAGCCATGGTGCTGGCGCTGCCCATCACCATGCAGTGGCCGGCAGTCGGCGCGAGTGCCTGGTTGATCTCCTCCAGCTCCTCGTCCGATACCCGCCCCGCGCGGTACTCCTGCCAGAAGAACCGGCAGTCGGTGCACGCCCCGAGCGTCCGCCCCTCGTACTCTCCGCTCTGCATCGGCCCGCCGGTCAGGAGAATGGCCGGCACGTCCGCGCTCGCCGCGCCCATCAACTGCGCCGGCGTCGTCTTGTCGCACCCGGACAACAGCACCACCCCGTCGATGGGCTGGGCGCGGATCATCTCCTCGGTGTCCATCGCCGCCAGGTTGCGGTAGAGCATCGCGGTCGGGCTGGTGAATACCTCACCCAACGAGATCGTCGGAAACTCAAGCGGGATCCCGCCTTCCATCAGGACCCCGCGCTTGACCGCGTCCACCAGCGGCCCGAAGTGGGTGTGGCAGCGGTTGATCTCGCTGTACGTGTTGCAAATGCCGATGATGGGCTTTTCGAAGTCCGCGTCGTCGAAACCGAGATGGCGTGAGAACGCCCGGCGCAAGAAGGCGCTGAAGCCTGGGTCGCCGTAGGATGTGCTCGCCTTCGCCGCCTTTGCCGGTGTATGCGCTTGCTCCACCCGCATCTCCCTCCTGTCCTATCGTCGCTTCTAAAAATAGCAAATTGCGTGCCACTTGTGCAGATGAAAATGTGCATTTTGAAACACGCCGGGTCGGGTTTAAGCCGATCCATCCATGCTCGTCATCCCGTGGCTTTACTTTTTCCGTGATTCGCTGTCATGATAGAGGGAAAAGGGTTCGTCCCACAATCCACATGGAGGGGATCCGATGCATCTGGCCCAATTCCCGCGCCGCCGCTACACGGCGGGGCCGACACCGATTGAATTTCTCCCGCGGCTCACAAAGGCCCTGGGCGGACCGCAGATCTACATGAAGCGGGACGACCTGCTCGGCCTGACCGCCGGCGGCAACAAGACGAGAAAGCTCGAGTTTTTGGTGGCGGACGCCCTCGCCAAGGGGGCGGACACGCTCATCACCTGCGGGGCCGTGCAGTCCAACCACTGCCGGCTCACCTTGGCCGCAGCCAACAAGGAAGGGCTCGGCTGCTGGCTGGTCCTCGAGGAGCGCGTCCCCAACAGCTACCGCCCGGACGCCAGCGGTAACAACTTCCTGTACAAACTTCTCGGGGTCCAGGGCGTGACCGTCGTACCCGGGGGCTCCGACATGATGGCCGAGATGGAGAAGGTCGCCGAAGGCCTGCGCCAACAGGGCAAGCGGCCGTACATCATCCCGGGCGGGGGTTCAAATCCCATCGGCGCCCTCGGGTACGTCGCCTGCGCCCAAGAGCTGTTGGCGCAATCGTTCGACCTGGGGGTGGCGTTTGACTACGTGGTGTGCGCCAGCGGCAGTGGGGGGACCCACGCCGGATTGCTGGCCGGCCTCCACGCCTCCTCCAGCGGCATCCCGGTGCTCGGCATCGACGTCAGCCGGCCCAAGGACGCGCAGGAGGCGCTCATCTACAAACTCGCCTGCGACACCCTGTCGTACCTCGGGGTCGAACACCCCCTGCCGCGTGAGGCGGTCACCTGCTTCGACGCCTACGTGGGCCCCGGCTACTCCTTGCCCACCGAGGGCATGGTCGAAGCCGTCCAAATGCTCGCCCGCACCGAGGCCATCCTTCTCGATCCGGTCTACACCGGCAAAGCCATGGCCGGGCTCATCGACCTGGTGCGCCAGGGGTATTTCCGCTCCGAAGACCGAGTCCTGTTTGTGCACACCGGCGGATCGCCCGCCCTGTACGCCTACACCTCCGTGGTCCTCGGCGAATCCTCTTGACAGGCCAGGCAGGCTCCTGAAAGACCGACGGCCATGGCGCCTCTCTGCGCGCCATGGCCGTCGTCTGGAGTCCGGACATTTCCTCCGCTCCTGAAGGCCCGTTCTCAGCCCTGGTTCTTGCCCGGGCCGAACCACTTCTGGGCCAACTGGTCGAGCTCCCCGTCCTGTTTCATCTCCCGAATCGCCTGGTTAAACTTGTCCACCCAGGGCGATCCCTTCGGGAAGGCGATCGCCGCCCCGTCGGCCGTCAGGTTCGGGATGTAGGTCATCTGCAGCTGCGGGTACTGCTGGACATACCCCTTGGCCACCGTATCCTCGATGATGGCCCCGTCATCCCGGCCGGTGATCACCTGCTGCACGATGGCCGGGATGGTGTTCAGCGAATCCACCGTCGCCCCCGGGATCTTCTTGGCCTCCGTCTCCTGGATGGAGCCCAACTGAGCCCCCACCCGCTTGCCCTTCAGGCTGTCGATGGTGGTGTACGGGCTGCCCTTCTTGGAGACGATGGTCATCTTGGCCTGGTAGTACAGGTCCGAGAAGTCGACGCTCTTCTTGCGATCGTCCGTCGGAGACATACCGGCGATGACGAAGTCCGCCCGGTGCGATTGCAGCGCTCCGACCAGCCCGTTGAAGTCCATGTCCTGAATCTTGTATTGGAAGTGCAACTTTTTCGCGATCGCGTCGGCGATGTCGATGTCGAAGCCGACGATTTTGTCCTGTCCGCTCGAGGTGTCGTGGAACTCGTACGGCTTGTAGTCGGCAGACGTGGCCAGGATCAGCGTCGGCTCCGCGCCGGTCGTGCCCGAGGCGCCGGTGTTGCCGGCGGTGTTGGCGGCCGTGCCTGCCCCCGCCCCGCACCCGGCGAGCGTGCCGAGCAGAAAGGTGGACGTGACGGCCCATGCAGCGATGCGATGCGTCATTTTCAACGGTGAAACCCCCCGGACATCCCATTCGGATTGTCGAATTTTGTCGACGGATGTATAACAAACATGTTTTATTGTATATCTATTCATCCGTTTGTCCAGAGGGAATTTTTTGCTCACCGCACGTTCGACAGCAGCGCTCCCAGCCGGGAAACCCCCAGCTCCAGCTCATCCCGGTTCAGATGGCTGAAGGACAGCCGCAGCCAGTCGTCCCCCGGCAAGAATGCGGCATCCTCATTGGCGGACCCGCTCTCCGGGTGAAAGTAGCGACCCGGCACGTACGCCACGCCCGCCCGCAGGGCCTGCGGCAGCAGGCGGGCCGTGTGCACGCCCGGCGTGTGGATCCAGACGAAGTAACCGCCCTGCGGCCGCATCCACCTCAAGCCGGGCGGAAGGTGGCGGCGCAGCGCCATCTCCATCCACGCCGCCCGCTGGCGGTACACCCGTTGCAGGAAACGCACCCGGCCCGCCAAGTCCACGCTGGAGAGGTACTCGGCCGCCACCGCCTCCGCAAACGGATGCCCCAGGTCCTTCTTGAACCACCCTGCCACCTCGATGAACGGCCGCGCCCCGGCCAGCCAGCCGATGCGAAGGCCCGGCGCGATGACCTTGGAAAGGGAGCCGACGTAGATCACACGGCCTTCCGTGTCGAGGGATTTGAGCGCCGGCACCGGATCCCCGAAGCCCAGCTCGCCGTAAGCGTCATCCTCGAGGATGAGAAAGTCGTACACCTCCGCCAGTTCCAAAAGCATCCGTCGCCGCAGCAAAGACAGGCAGGCGCCCGTCGGGTTCTGATACGAGGCGATGGTGTAGACGAGGCGGGGCAGTGGCAGGCCCTGGCGCCGACGCCGCTCCAGGTCCGCCGCCAACAGGTCGGTCTGCAGGCCGTCGTGATCGACCGGATAGGCAGCGATGTGCGGGGTGTAGTTGCGGAACACCTCCAACGCCTCCATGTAGGTGGGCGCCTCCACCGCCACCACGGCCTCCGGGTCGAGCAGCACCTGCGCCGTCAGGTCCAGCGCCTGACAGGCGCCCGCGGTGACCAGGATCTCGTCCGGCGCCACGGGCATCCCGCGCGCCTGCATCCGATCCCGCAGGATCTCCGGCAGCTCCTCAGCCCGCCCGCTGCCGAGGTAGTGGAAAGGCCGGTCCCCTTCCCGTTCCGTCAACCGGCGCACCGCCGCCCCCAGCTCCGCCACCGGTACCGTCTCCGGAGCCGGGTATCCGGCGCTGAGCCGCACGCACCCCGGGGGCAGCGGCGGCATCCAGGCTCCCGGCGGGGTGTACCGCTGCGCCCGCAACACACGCTGCGAAAATCGCCGCTGCCACGCGTCTTCCGCCACGACCGCTTCCTCCTCCCGCCTGGTTTCACTCGCCGGCCAGCGTGATCGCCAGCCGCTCCAACTCTGCCAACGCCGCCTGCACCCGCGACGCCTCCGCGTCCACCGCCGTCCGCGCGGCTTCCAGCTGCCGCCGGCGTTCGGCCAGGGCCCGGCGGACCTCCTCCGGCGCTGGACCCCCGGGCAGCCGCCGGATGCGGACGAAGTGAACCGGATCGAGCGCCTCGGCGATCACGTCGTCCGGCAACCCGAGGGGCCGCCCGAGGACGGCCTGCGCCGCCTCATCCACCAGAGCCCCGTCGACCGCGGACACCGGGATGCCCCGGGCCAGGGCGCGCTGTACCACCGCCGCCGTCACCGCGTGGGCGGTGCGGAAGGGCAGGCCGGCTGTGCGGACCAGGGTGTCCGCCAGCTCGGTGACCGTCGCGAAGCTCTCCCGCGCACGCCGCAGGAGCAGATCCCGGTTCACCTCCAGGGTGCCCAGCACCGCCGCGTAGAGGCGGAAGACCTGATCCGCGAGATCGACACTGCGCCACAGGTGGGGTTGCAGGTCGTCCTCCGTGTCGTTGATGTCCCCGAAGGGGGTGTTGTGCATCATCTGCAACACGGTCGACGCGCTGCCGAAGCCGCTCGAACTCAGCGCCCGGATGTGCTCGAGGGACACCGGATTTCGCTTCTGCGGCATGATGGAGCTGGTCTGCACGTACGGGTCGGCCACGCGGATGGCGCCGAACTCTTGGGTGGCCCACCACAGCATATCCTGCACGTACCGGCCGATCCCCAAAAACGCGAGCTGGACCGCGGTCGCCGCCTCGGCCAGGTAGTCGCCCCCGCCGATGGCGTCGTACGCGTTCTCCACGATCCCGTCGAAGCCGAGCAGATCCGCCACGCGCCGGCGATCGATGGAAAACCCGGTGGTGGTGAGCGCCGCCGCCCCGAGGGGCGAGCGGTTGCAGGTGCGGTAGGCGGCTCGAAGGCGGGTGATGTCGCGCGCCACCGAGTCGTGGACCGCGATGAGGTAGTGCGCCAGGGTCATCGGCTGGGCCTGCTGCGTGTGCGTGTACCCCAGCATCACCGTGTCCGCGTGCTCCTCCGCCACGTCGATCACGGTGCCGAGGAAAGACAGCGCCGATCCGATGGCGCGCTGGAGCCTTTCGCGCAGGGCCAGCCGGTACATGGCGACCCCGAGGTCGTTGCGGCTGCGGGCCAGGTGCAAGCTGCCTCCGACCTCCCCGGCCGCCTGGATGATCTTTCGCTCGACGGAGAAGAACAGGTCTTCGCACGACCCGTCGTACCGGCTCGACGCCAGCTCGTCCAGGTTCAGACTGCGGATGGCCCGCATGACGACACCCGCGTCCGGCTGGGAGATCAATCCCTGTTCCGCGAGCATCACCAGATGGGCTTGGTGGATCTGCAGCATCGGGGTGAGCAGGTGCACCTTCGCCTGTTCATAGGCGGGGGCGAGGACCACCTCCGCGTACGTCCTCCCGGGAAACGTCCGCCCTTCCCGCGCGAATATGTCCGATTTTGTCATCGCTGCGCCTCCATGCTGTGGGATGAGCCAGGCGGGCCGGCGGGCCCGGCGTCCGGCACCGGGATCGTCCGTCAACCCTTCACGCCGGTGAGGGCGATGCCCTCGACGATGCGCTTCTGGAAGATGAAATAGAGGATCACGATCGGGATCACGGCGAGCGTGCTCATCGCCATGATGACGTTCCACTGCAGGCCGCCGTTATCCGCCGTCGAGAACATCCCGATGCCGATGGGCAGGGTGCGCATGGACTCCGTCGACACGACGATGACCGGCCACAGATACGCGTTCCAGTTGCCGAGAAACGACAGGATCCCGAGCGCCGACAGGGCGGGCTTCACCTGCGGCAGGGCGACCTGCAGAAAGATGCGAAATTCGGACATGCCGTCGATGCGTGCTGCGTCCAACAGGTCGTCGGGGACGCCGAGCATGAACTGGCGCATCAGGAACACCCCGAAGGCCTCCATGAGCCCCGGGAACATGATGCCCCAGTAGGTGTCGACCCAGCCGAACTGGGCGCTCATCACGTACCACGGGATCACCAACAGCTCCGTCGGCACCATCATGGTGCTGAGGATGAGGAGGAAGATGAGCTGATTCCCGCGGAATCGGAACTTGGCCAAGGTGTACCCGACGAGCGAAGCGAAGAACAGCTCGCTCACCGTGACGACGACGGCCACCACGATGCTGTTGAGGTACCAACGGCCGTACTGGGTCTCCGTAAACACCTGCCGATACGCGGACAAGTCCCACTGCTTCGGCCAGAAGTGGAATTGATAGAACTCCGGCACGCTTTTGAAAGACGACAGGATCATCCAGACGAACGGGAATGCGACCACCACGACGCCGATCCACAACAGGACGTGGATGACCCACACCCCGATGCTCGCTCTGCGCGCCACAAGGCTCCCCCCCTTTGCCGCCGCGTCTCGGGCGTCAATACTCGTACGCCCGGTTCAACACCTTCAACTGCACCAGGGTCACCAGCAGGATGAGAATGAACAGGACCACCGTCACGGCCGACGCGTACTGCAGGTTGAAGTCGTTGAAGCCGGCGTTGTACACGTACACCACCATGCTCACCGTGCTGTTGAGCGGCCCGCCGGCCTGTCCACCGCTGCCCCCGGTCAGGTTCTCGATCTGCGTGAAGGTCTGGAGCGCGCTGATGACCCCGGTGACGGCGAGAAAGACGAGAGTCGGATTGAGCAGCGGCCAGGTGACCCAACGGAACGTCTGCCAGGCCCCGGCGCCGTCCACCCGGGCCGCCTCCAAAAAGCTCCGCGGGATGGCCTCGAGCCCGGCCATGAAAATGAGCATGGCGAATCCGGCGTTTTGCCAGATCATCACGATGCTGACCGCCAACAGCGCCTCGTGCGGGTCGCGCAGCCACAGCTGCGCCGGGATGTGGAACCAGCCCAGCACCTCGTTGATGATGCCGGAATTGGGATCGTACATCAGGCGCCACACCCAGCTGACCGCGACCACGGAGGTGATGTACGGCAAGAAGTACACCGTCCGGTAAAACCCCTTCAGATGCCGTACCCGCCCGATCATCAGGGCCAACACCAGTCCGAAGGCCATCTGCGCCGGGACCGTGATCACGACGTACAGAAGCGTATTGCCGAGCGCCCGCCGGAACGTGTCGTCCGCCAGCATCTCCCGGAAGTTGGCGAGCGTCGGCCCGTGGCCGTTGTCGGTGAAAAACGCCATCCCGAATGCGTACAGGGTGGGCAGAATGCGGATGCCCACGAAGAACAGGACGGGCACCACGAGGAATGCGTACGCCG includes the following:
- a CDS encoding PD40 domain-containing protein, with product MHHNRLAPVHVTAAVLVLMALGGCGIPSAPQRPSANTAQPAYAAVGSGSGASRVTDNDLRNGVPASQPQPPLPMTFSADAWRGMGEAAILVAPAASQNDSGGWLFVLPSIPAAAGANVLASAHPVYLGDRVLSARISPDGRWVAVVRQEPATGAAGPAPACSLWLVAADGRTSQRVAAGDVITGGWLPSTDTFVYTDGTAAVHAVDPGGTPHRLPISTAPGATLQQVVPNPRDGRLALLEVVPDPGGNAIDRHDVLLLWDPNGARTTVLRTANKGDGFLLGPWTADGQALFYWPDPLHSASLAADGLTLHRVDTAGHDQALTVTLPGTDAIAPATGSQAAIQTGAGRTLWAAPKQIQWLDGHRLTPVSPNPGHTQLWPTVSPDGKTVAFVEGPAGAPKSQASTADAMSRAWWAQTSLVAVDLERHQRHVVVPAGGDPAQARFTPDGRILIADRAGLAWVAPSGQAQPHRVLTIAQTAAPLPAQWGSVAPIGIADLHP
- a CDS encoding dihydrodipicolinate synthase family protein gives rise to the protein MAELHGISVISLTPFTDAGEVDVASLRRLTDFYLQAGVHGITLLGIMGEANKLTEAERAVVTQTVIDQVAGRVPVTVGCSAPGTHQAIHFVREAKRLGADAVMVAPPNNLKNLDLVLEHYRRVGEATDLPLVVQDEPTTTGVVLPPAFFGRVVREVPTARFAKLEESPTTVKITRILEETDGRMRLFGGLGGMYFYEELARGASGIMTGFAYPEVLVRVYERFTAGDAEAARTEFYRHLPLIRFEAQLGVSGVAIRKETFKLRGVIDSAYVRPPAPAVDGRTLEELADLVRYLGLAE
- a CDS encoding DUF362 domain-containing protein gives rise to the protein MGVLEDLLRDIPLPKMAPVRQKFAAERVDDVAGAVHRAIAEAGVAERIRPGAKVAIGVGSRGIANLPVLVRAVVEVVKQRGADPFIVPAMGSHGGATADGQRAMLEHLGVTEATVGAPVRATMEVVQAGVSAGGLPLYVDAYAAKADGIIVINRIKPHTSFRGKVESGLIKMLVIGLGKQKGAETAHARGFDHMTRHLLDLSAALIERLPVWFGVGVLENAYDQTARVVAVPAERLHEVEPELLNEARRLMPKILVRDPDVLVVDEMGKDISGVGMDPNVTGRYPNQLVQPDIRIGKVCVLRLTEKTDGNAAGVGLADVTTAALEAKIDRVKGYANSLTSTTMTSIKLPMVLPTDRLAIQAAIKTCNCPDLAQARVVRIRNTLHLEHIWVSESLLPEVAAHERMEVLGPAEPMRFTEAGELIFG
- a CDS encoding fumarylacetoacetate hydrolase family protein, translated to MRLVTIKNPGEETLAVRLGEAVLPVPALNRLTGRDFPADLGVLLESGRLEELADAVRVVQAEQREAAAKDSIPLEACRFGPLYRRPRKIWGIGLNYREHAGDLNAVHPTEEPASFMKADTTIIGPGDDIVLPPQSQRVTAEAELAVIIGKRCKDVPLEEAPSVVAGFTTVIDMTAEDILQKNPRFLTRAKNFDTFFSFGPEFVTVDEVADVDQLKVGTYVNGRLHRENVVANMTFRPLFLVSFHSQVMTLLPGDIISTGTPGAAVIRPGDVAECRIDGFLSLVNPVRG
- a CDS encoding IlvD/Edd family dehydratase; its protein translation is MEQAHTPAKAAKASTSYGDPGFSAFLRRAFSRHLGFDDADFEKPIIGICNTYSEINRCHTHFGPLVDAVKRGVLMEGGIPLEFPTISLGEVFTSPTAMLYRNLAAMDTEEMIRAQPIDGVVLLSGCDKTTPAQLMGAASADVPAILLTGGPMQSGEYEGRTLGACTDCRFFWQEYRAGRVSDEELEEINQALAPTAGHCMVMGSASTMAACAEAMGMMLPGAAAIPAPDNRRLRLAEETGRQIVRLVREGLRPSQILTYEAFVNAIRVLQAIGGSTNAVIHLVAIAGRLGIELPLSLFDEIGRTTPFLANLRPAGRFQMEDFHKAGGVPAVMSELRDLLHLSCRTVTGRTVGENLAAYRRPRHEKYYEVIATREKPIAVTGGIAVLTGNLAPSGAVIKPKAASKHLLKHRGPAVVFDSVADLEARIDDPALPVTPDSVLVLRNAGPVGAPGMPEAGMIPIPKKILAQGVNDMVRISDCRMSGTAFGTVVLHVAPEAAVGGPLALVRDGDWIELDVENRRLELLVPEDELAARRAAWQPPQNRAVRGWTRLYQEHVLQADQGCDFDFLRAVPRR